The DNA sequence gcagtgtgcatCCAACCGTGGTGAGAGGATAATGGGAAAGCAAAGAGCATCATTACCTCTCTCCATGCTGCGCTGCACCTCTCGCCTCCCCCTCAACCGACAGGAAAAGACGGGGTGGACGCTGTCGTTCAGATGCTTTGGATCTGGACTCGTTTTAATCTTTGTCTACAcgataattttaaaaagctcaaCAATGCGTTTATTGCTTCAGGCACAGTCTCGAGTACAGCAGCGTTCACTAACTATAAGCTTCTAAACACTGACAGCATGCACTGACGCTCTGTTTCCCAAAGATTTTAGTTCAGAGTCGGCCCGAAATGGAAGAAGTGACTTCCACCACCAGGGAGCTGCGAATAAGACAACGTCTACATTAAGTCGGCTAAATTCTAAAAcgcagaagaaaaaacaacatgcgTCCACAGTAGGGATTTCAGTAATTCTCCTCCTACTGGAACTGAGcaagtcagccacagaaaaccagcgaagaagaaacGGCATACTGTTCCCGTTTCTGCAACGgcttcctgacatttagtttattgcGAGCTGATAACAGTTTCAACAAGAGAAGGGTGGTAGATAACTACCTTTAACTCTAAACAAGCTATCaaagtagacaataaagagaacaacattTGCATGAAGTCGTCtgccattgttgttgttattgttgtcgctgtgtttcttcttcttgaaACACTGCgctactgccaccatctgttttgTCGGCGATTTAACAGCGTTTCTACAAAGCCGGCGTTTTCACGTTTACTTCCTCTGGAGGATGCTTTGGAAAAGCTTTGTTTTAGTCTAGAGGGAGGAACAAAACGGAGAGAAGAAGATGCGTTCACGAATTTAGCtggcttagtgtggacatggACAAGTGAGTATAAATTTTTTGTCACAATTTAAGATACACTCCAAGATTTTGTTGTAAGACTCAACAGCACTGTAACAAAAATCTTCCAGATTATTTTTacctattttttaatttaatattttctttttttactatATAGTGTTTTCTACTGATTAATGTAAAGGTAACAGGAATAAACCAGTGGACTTGCATGCTGTATGAATTGTATTAACTGTTATTCTCATGTATGATTATTAGCACTGCTGGCAGCACGGCTTATAATCATACAAGTCCGTCCACCACTCTGCTccagagtgaaatgtctcgacaattatttgacatatttttgtgatatttggtacaaacattcatagtcttcagaggatgaatcccactgactttggtgattctctgacttttcatctagtgctaCCAGAAATACTTAATACTTAAGTTTATGACCGAATAGTGCAGGtgttactttgtgtttactgctaattagcaagtgttagcatgctaacatgctaaactcaGATGGTGAACATGGCAAACATTACACCTACTAaacatgagcatgttagcatgctaacacgctaaaccaagatggtgaacatggtaaacattacacttACTAGTTTAGTTAAGTTGAAAAGACATCTTTATCAGGCCATTTCTATgaatttaaaacaatatttaataataaataaacatttaatgattCAATATTAATagatgaaaaacagacaaatatttctgtgtttttaagctTAATGTGGATTTCAAAATGTTGAGATAACAAACAAActcttttctgtatttctgtgatCTAGAATTTGTAACTATTTGaggtaatatatatattaactgttATTCATTCTAGTCTGtagtaaattatatttttggtCACGTTAAGCTGAGGTAcctgaaggaaaataaaatcagagaAAATACTGTGACCTTGGGTTTCAAGAGTGTTACAACAAAATCAGTGCGTGTATCTTAAAGTTACAGTAGCTGtttcttttgtagtttttatattgtatgtgtacataaacagtaacaatatagaatctgtattatttaaaatacagattaaGTTAAGTATATATATTATCCTAATTGTGATGGCAACAATGTCTCTTCCAGGTTGTTGGTGTTGGGAAGTCAGATCCTGCTCTGGGCCACAGAAAGCTTTGGGTCGGCTCTGTTTGAACACGAGTTAATCTCAGAAAGCAGACAGCATCCACATCTGGAAAACAATGGCTTTTCAGTCTCagtcagagctgtgtgtgtttttttgtttttttttaaaatgatcagcaGGTTCAGCTCTTTGGTATGAGAAAGCTGCACCAGTTTTTAAAGGATTTGGTGCGTgtgcagtttattttttctcctctttctgcttttctctctgcttttcatttcagataCATTCGGCTGAATCCTCAATCTGTCATTCCCAACATTTGGTAATTATTCCACCTCCCCCCCCAGCTCACCTCCCCCTTCCCCATGAGCCAGAAAGCCTCAGCTGAAAACTCCACATTTCCCCACTCAGCCAGCCGTGAGGATTAAACGTACTCCTGGAGGCTGTAGCTGTCCTTGATGTCTTTTTGAGGGAGTTTGGAGGGAGATGAGTAGCTCTTCTTCTCCTGATCCTGTTCTGGTTTCTCCTGAGGAGGTTTCTCCTGCTTCATCTCGTCCATCTGCAGTtggactgttttgttttgcctgttTTTCGGATGTTTGCGCTCCGCTTGCAGCTCTCGCCTCCGTTCCCCCTCTCGGTACAGTCTGTCAGGGTCAGCGTACTCCGTTCGTGTCGTTCTTCTTCCTGGACACgacaaacaaaaaatgaccCCTCCAGCCAGGAGGAAGCCGGCGGAGATGAAAGTGACGCACAGAGCTCCACCAGGCTGATATTTGCTGCTGTCTGGCAGGTCGGTGGTCAGGAAGGTGGTGATGACTTCATTGGTGAACCAGGACGCGGGGACCAGGCAGAGGAAGCTGGCAAGGATGAAGCAGCCCCCCGCAGCGATGGCGGTGTGCCCCTTCGCTCGGTGGCTGCCCCCCCAGCGGGTGCATTTGAGCCCTAGGGAGGCGAGGCAGAGTCCAAACAACGCCACCATGCAGGACAGGACCATGGCGGCCCTCATGGTCTGCAGATACGCCGGCAGCGACAGCACAGAGTTTTTCATGGTGCAGCTGAAGACGCCGGAGCTGTACCAGACGCAGTCCATCCACAGACCCTGCATCTGCGAGATGGGGGTCATGATGCTTGACCAGACGTTGACGCTCACCTTCCAGTTGGGTAGCAGAGTGGCCACCGTGGCGCCGAGGACGCCCAGGAGCGCTAAGGCGAACGCCAGGATCTGAATGGCGGTGGACAGCATGGCtcagctcccccccccccctctccctcctcgtCCCAGCTTCCGTCCCTGTTGgtgcggcggcggcggcgtcCCGGACAAGTCCTGACAGCAGATAATTCCTCAGTGCCGGCTCCAGCGGGCTGCAACCAGAGGAGAAATGAGAATTGAAGTGAGCGTGAGAGCGTGACGGACACACAGCTGAGGCTGCTGAGCTTTTCTTTCCctgtttttgtgatttgtgtgttaGGAGGGCAAGCATGTGTGAGCTCGCTGATTGCCTGCATTAGTTACTCTGCAGCTGATGTGGTGATCATTGACACTCAATTATGTccatttaaagctgcagcatCCCTTGGCTCTACTGTTTCTGAGCTGCTTTTCCACTGCAAGAGGAAAAACTAAGTTATTTCTTCTAATTTATTCAATCCTAACCTCTTCATGGAGTTAAACATCTgcaacaaaagaggaaaaattcttattttttaaagttaaatcgTATGAATCTGGAGTCTTACCTGTGTTGAGTGTCTGGCTGCGTCTTCTGAAGTGATTCCTGAGGACGGAGCAGAGAGTGTGAATGAAAACACAGGGTGTGTGGGTTAACAGCCTCTAACTACCTCTCTGCCTGCTGTCTCCTTGGCAACTGTACATACAGTTTCATCCCATTCTGCGTTCTGGAAAAAAGATGCACCAGGagtccttttgtgtttttcctgcgAGCTCGTTCTGAATAGAATAAAAACCTCTTTGTGCAAACTGACTGAAGTTTGTTTCAGGAAACAGGTTTTCTAACCTGAAGGTCACCGGCTCTGCTGAAGGAGCCGCAGAGCAGCGTTCTTATCAGATGAGTTGATGGCGTTGTACGATGCGCAGAAACGCTTCTCTTTCACGCCTTTGACCACACGAAAGCAGCCGTTCACctgaaaatgattgtttttattgttttctttagaTAAGACTagttaaattctgttttttttcacctcGCTTGAGTTTTACAACCCTCTGAAAAATGCGACAACGCCTCTTAAAAGCTCATTATTGACAATTACTGATAATATCTACTAGACCGAGTCCTTCACTtacaaaaacagtcacatttcaGGTGACTGACAGGAtaatttgtgcttttaaaaCAATCAACACGCACCATCGGGTGGTTATTTCGTCCTCGTTTTTGGTGATGAAAACCGCTGAGCTGTTCTTTGTGCGGCTGCAGTGTGAATCAAGGTGTCGCCCGTCATGTGACTGTATGAAGAATCGCC is a window from the Thunnus thynnus chromosome 18, fThuThy2.1, whole genome shotgun sequence genome containing:
- the LOC137169367 gene encoding claudin-20-like, encoding MLSTAIQILAFALALLGVLGATVATLLPNWKVSVNVWSSIMTPISQMQGLWMDCVWYSSGVFSCTMKNSVLSLPAYLQTMRAAMVLSCMVALFGLCLASLGLKCTRWGGSHRAKGHTAIAAGGCFILASFLCLVPASWFTNEVITTFLTTDLPDSSKYQPGGALCVTFISAGFLLAGGVIFCLSCPGRRTTRTEYADPDRLYREGERRRELQAERKHPKNRQNKTVQLQMDEMKQEKPPQEKPEQDQEKKSYSSPSKLPQKDIKDSYSLQEYV